A stretch of Roseibium porphyridii DNA encodes these proteins:
- a CDS encoding EF-hand domain-containing protein has product MKRSILTIACFSCLALVPPTAAADNDWKELSGLAFQSIDKDGDGKVTPSEYSSFGDDVFSSMDYDSSKALTLDEFYNWGFGMHNAAEDAGQSEAFKTAMRVVFALWDRNADSQVTAAEYDESLEFDFLRADLDQDKTLSEPEYLSGFSVVVAAKAAIHPQATNN; this is encoded by the coding sequence ATGAAAAGGTCAATTCTAACCATCGCATGTTTTTCCTGCTTGGCGCTTGTGCCGCCAACCGCAGCTGCCGACAATGATTGGAAAGAGCTTTCCGGTCTGGCCTTTCAATCCATCGACAAGGATGGCGATGGCAAGGTGACACCCAGCGAGTATTCGAGCTTTGGCGACGATGTTTTTTCCTCCATGGACTATGACAGTTCCAAGGCTCTGACGCTCGACGAATTCTACAACTGGGGCTTTGGCATGCATAACGCGGCCGAAGACGCTGGCCAAAGCGAAGCCTTCAAAACAGCTATGCGTGTGGTCTTTGCGCTTTGGGATCGGAATGCGGACAGTCAGGTAACCGCAGCTGAGTATGACGAGTCCCTCGAATTTGATTTCCTGCGCGCCGATCTGGATCAAGACAAGACGCTGAGCGAGCCGGAGTATCTTTCAGGGTTCTCTGTTGTCGTGGCAGCCAAAGCTGCCATTCACCCTCAGGCCACGAACAACTAA
- a CDS encoding AraC family transcriptional regulator, whose product MTTVSNGTVMTVVASALSRALTISEVQDAAGISCNILMNPIARPPEDVTPRIMLLLGERFPNEPITLDIARAAPFSFFGGLAEGARFADDLRTAIKLLTKNCSVISDQLELAFQENSSEAKIVSSHPMNHIDNGRSAEIGSASIARLFSEFLGLSDCFKRITFSHEPNCDVQHYVDYFGVPVDFNASEISLILKPEKLDEPIKQANVELFNYVQTHLSGVKKQIEAAKEPKELKALRNAAAENARAGLFSAVSVAAAANMSVRTAQRIAAENGTTVQGLIDKIREHRAMELLRDNRNDIGSIAFLLGYSDERAFRRAFQRWTGQTPSDFRKQLNKAIE is encoded by the coding sequence ATGACGACCGTGAGCAATGGAACGGTCATGACCGTTGTCGCTTCGGCACTCTCGCGCGCGTTGACGATTTCTGAAGTTCAGGATGCCGCGGGTATCTCATGCAACATATTGATGAACCCAATTGCCCGTCCTCCGGAAGATGTCACGCCAAGAATAATGTTGCTGCTTGGCGAGCGCTTTCCAAATGAACCGATTACCCTCGATATTGCGCGGGCCGCTCCATTCTCGTTTTTTGGAGGATTGGCAGAGGGGGCCCGGTTTGCTGATGATCTTCGCACGGCCATAAAACTTCTGACAAAGAACTGCTCTGTCATTTCGGATCAATTGGAGCTGGCATTCCAAGAAAATTCTTCGGAAGCAAAAATAGTATCCAGTCATCCCATGAACCACATCGACAATGGCCGTTCAGCAGAAATAGGCTCTGCGTCGATTGCACGCCTTTTTTCAGAGTTTCTTGGACTATCTGACTGCTTCAAGCGCATAACTTTTTCGCACGAACCCAATTGCGATGTGCAGCATTATGTCGACTACTTCGGTGTCCCAGTTGACTTCAATGCCAGCGAAATAAGCCTCATCTTGAAGCCGGAGAAGCTCGATGAGCCGATCAAGCAGGCAAATGTTGAACTTTTCAACTACGTGCAGACCCACCTCTCGGGCGTGAAGAAGCAAATTGAAGCTGCGAAAGAGCCAAAGGAACTCAAAGCGCTCAGAAACGCTGCTGCGGAAAACGCCCGGGCTGGCTTGTTCAGTGCCGTCAGCGTTGCCGCCGCCGCCAACATGAGTGTACGGACAGCGCAAAGGATCGCGGCAGAAAACGGCACGACAGTCCAAGGCTTGATCGACAAGATCCGTGAACACAGAGCGATGGAGCTCTTGCGCGATAACCGCAATGACATCGGTTCAATTGCGTTTCTGCTCGGGTATTCAGATGAACGAGCCTTTCGAAGAGCATTTCAAAGATGGACCGGACAGACGCCTTCCGATTTTCGCAAGCAGCTCAACAAGGCGATTGAGTAA
- a CDS encoding sugar ABC transporter ATP-binding protein, whose product MTDPDKPLLRMQDISMHFGATKALNNVDFACKPSEIHAILGENGAGKSTLMKLISGVLQPTEGRIILDGRDVRLTTPRVAQNHGLVCMFQELSLVPDLTVRENLLLGAPGSGLGWLRSEALVKARDVLDRIDGGHIKMSARVSDLTLPSRQQVEIAKALMRKPRLLILDEATSALNASVVTKVFDLIRAERDQGTSVLFISHRFHEIEALADRISVFRNGKRVETFDNGDHSYNEIINMMVGQRIEELFPPKPPARADAQEVLKVENFSWDGRVMDISLTVHEGEIVGLGGLDGQGQGAFLMGLFGLLRTAEGKVTVAGKPVSVTSPKAAKQPDIALAFIPEDRKTEGLIQEQSILENLQLAAIGLKDLDASNPGLYEDTLERLELKHGGLELPVSSLSGGNQQKVVLAKWLALKPRCLLLADPTRGIDVKTKTQIYGMLRRLADQGTAILLLSTDYEELIQLCDETHIFYAGQLVSSMSGEDMTAQNIIAASLNVSEKRKVAHA is encoded by the coding sequence ATGACAGACCCCGACAAGCCCCTGCTGCGGATGCAGGACATTTCGATGCACTTTGGTGCGACGAAGGCATTGAACAACGTCGATTTCGCCTGCAAGCCGTCCGAGATACATGCAATTCTCGGTGAAAATGGTGCAGGCAAATCGACACTTATGAAGCTCATCTCCGGTGTGCTGCAGCCAACCGAAGGCCGCATCATTCTGGATGGCCGGGACGTCCGGCTGACGACACCGCGCGTTGCCCAGAACCACGGGCTCGTATGCATGTTCCAGGAACTGTCTCTCGTTCCTGATCTGACCGTGCGGGAAAATTTGCTTCTTGGTGCGCCGGGAAGCGGCCTTGGATGGCTCCGTTCAGAAGCGCTGGTCAAGGCCCGAGACGTTTTGGACCGGATTGATGGCGGTCATATTAAGATGTCCGCCCGCGTGTCCGATCTGACGCTGCCATCTCGACAGCAGGTGGAAATTGCCAAGGCGCTCATGCGCAAACCAAGATTGCTTATCCTGGATGAAGCGACTTCGGCACTGAATGCATCGGTTGTGACGAAGGTCTTCGACTTGATCCGCGCAGAGCGAGACCAGGGGACAAGTGTCCTTTTCATCTCCCATAGATTTCACGAGATTGAAGCCCTGGCCGATAGGATTTCCGTGTTTCGAAACGGGAAACGCGTCGAGACATTCGACAATGGAGATCATTCCTATAACGAAATCATCAACATGATGGTCGGACAGAGGATTGAGGAACTGTTTCCACCCAAACCCCCGGCACGCGCAGATGCACAGGAAGTGCTGAAGGTTGAGAATTTTTCATGGGACGGACGCGTTATGGATATCAGCCTGACGGTTCACGAAGGAGAAATCGTCGGGCTGGGCGGTCTTGATGGCCAGGGGCAAGGAGCGTTCCTGATGGGGCTCTTCGGCCTGCTAAGGACTGCCGAAGGCAAGGTCACAGTGGCAGGAAAACCCGTTTCCGTTACAAGTCCCAAGGCCGCGAAGCAGCCGGACATTGCGTTGGCATTCATTCCTGAAGACCGGAAAACCGAGGGTTTGATTCAGGAACAGAGTATTTTGGAAAATCTGCAACTGGCTGCAATCGGATTGAAGGACCTGGACGCCTCAAACCCGGGGCTTTACGAGGATACGCTTGAACGTCTTGAACTCAAACATGGCGGCCTGGAACTGCCGGTTTCGTCGCTTTCCGGCGGCAATCAGCAGAAGGTTGTGCTGGCGAAATGGTTGGCGCTCAAACCGCGGTGCCTCCTGCTCGCAGATCCGACACGCGGCATTGACGTGAAAACCAAGACACAGATTTACGGCATGTTGCGCCGCCTCGCCGATCAGGGCACCGCAATCCTTCTTCTCAGCACGGACTATGAAGAACTCATCCAGCTTTGCGACGAGACCCACATTTTCTACGCCGGCCAGCTGGTCAGCTCCATGAGCGGGGAGGACATGACCGCACAAAACATCATCGCGGCTTCGCTGAACGTTTCCGAAAAACGCAAGGTGGCTCATGCTTGA
- a CDS encoding LacI family DNA-binding transcriptional regulator, with product MATRRSSKSRKDQPTMHDVARVAGVSQMTVSRVMRGAGYISRNVREQVNNAAREIGYVHNRLAGGIAAYDNPLVGVVVPTLQNRVFTEVLSGISDTLSTAGLRPVFGVSEYTQEAEEELVFDLLSWRPRGLILAGLEHSEAVRRIVEQTGVRVAEIMDIDGEPMSACFGVSHTEAGRDMASHLLERGYRSFGYVASQAGHDLRATKRFEAFATCIREGGGQLIAQRTSTEASSMVVGRHLTQDILTQPDRPDAIYYANDDLAAGGLMHCMSEGLDVPGEVAIAGFNGLGFLSALPLKITTTQTPRYEIGVAAATWISAPPEAQTEKLTDKLETKLHIGETT from the coding sequence ATGGCCACAAGGCGCAGCAGCAAATCCAGAAAAGACCAGCCGACGATGCACGATGTCGCGCGTGTGGCAGGTGTCAGTCAGATGACCGTCTCCAGGGTTATGCGCGGCGCAGGATACATCTCGAGAAATGTTCGCGAGCAGGTAAACAACGCTGCGCGGGAAATCGGTTACGTCCACAATCGGCTGGCGGGCGGTATCGCGGCCTATGACAATCCGCTTGTTGGCGTTGTGGTGCCGACACTGCAAAACCGTGTCTTTACGGAAGTTCTTTCCGGAATAAGCGATACGCTGAGCACAGCGGGATTGAGACCGGTTTTCGGCGTGTCGGAATACACGCAGGAAGCTGAAGAGGAGCTCGTCTTCGATCTTTTGTCATGGCGTCCACGTGGCCTGATCCTGGCCGGTCTTGAGCACAGTGAGGCGGTTAGGCGCATTGTTGAGCAAACCGGTGTCAGGGTTGCCGAGATCATGGATATCGACGGTGAGCCGATGTCTGCTTGCTTTGGAGTTTCGCACACTGAAGCTGGACGGGATATGGCATCTCATCTGCTTGAACGCGGTTACAGATCGTTCGGCTATGTCGCCAGTCAAGCCGGACATGACCTGCGGGCGACGAAACGTTTTGAAGCTTTTGCAACTTGTATTCGGGAAGGCGGCGGGCAATTGATTGCGCAACGCACTTCCACGGAAGCTTCTTCAATGGTGGTCGGCAGACATCTGACGCAGGATATTCTGACACAACCCGATCGCCCGGACGCAATTTACTATGCCAATGATGACCTTGCAGCAGGCGGTCTGATGCACTGCATGTCTGAAGGTCTCGACGTGCCAGGCGAGGTCGCTATCGCAGGCTTCAATGGTCTTGGGTTCCTGTCTGCGTTGCCCCTGAAGATCACGACTACACAAACGCCGAGATATGAAATTGGTGTTGCAGCTGCAACCTGGATATCTGCGCCGCCGGAGGCCCAAACGGAGAAGCTGACAGACAAGCTGGAGACTAAGTTGCATATCGGCGAAACCACCTGA
- a CDS encoding sugar ABC transporter substrate-binding protein, translating to MKNLLLSATFLLAGVGTALADTYRPECFVPAPETSTISYDAKEGPYKLAFVNGFAGNDWRIQAIQSAKAWADRPENAGKIDTFSIVSVGNDSAAQIAAIDNFIAAGYDAITFIAVNPTAFEPVIRRAERAGTILVPFDNVLDTDKVVQVNESQKELGALKAQTVMDILGGKAEKILMVNGLPGNATDRDRRLGMMSVLEKVDGLEIVEVVGNWDTGTSQKVAADALATHGQFDAVVSQHGSAGTINALQSAGHPIVPMGVDGENGVRMLMDELDIPGVSASQAPAMSAIALEAAVALLEGNELPQTIYLPIPQVKADELEAGVNYFPDLPKSFNTGTGYAECFPPFSPEEISGQNPSNT from the coding sequence ATGAAGAACCTACTTTTGAGCGCGACATTTTTGCTCGCCGGTGTTGGAACAGCACTCGCAGACACTTATCGACCTGAGTGTTTTGTCCCAGCTCCGGAAACATCCACGATTTCCTATGATGCAAAGGAAGGCCCCTACAAGTTGGCCTTCGTGAACGGCTTTGCAGGCAATGACTGGCGCATTCAGGCAATCCAGTCCGCAAAGGCCTGGGCTGATCGTCCGGAGAATGCGGGTAAAATCGACACGTTCTCCATCGTGTCTGTCGGAAACGACAGTGCTGCCCAGATTGCAGCGATCGACAATTTTATTGCTGCCGGATACGACGCCATTACCTTCATCGCAGTCAATCCGACCGCTTTCGAACCGGTAATCCGGCGCGCTGAACGTGCCGGCACGATCCTCGTTCCGTTCGATAACGTGCTCGACACGGACAAGGTGGTGCAGGTCAACGAAAGCCAGAAGGAACTGGGCGCACTGAAAGCACAGACGGTTATGGACATTCTTGGCGGCAAAGCTGAGAAAATCCTGATGGTGAATGGTCTGCCTGGCAACGCGACCGACCGGGATCGCCGCCTCGGCATGATGAGTGTTCTGGAAAAGGTCGACGGATTGGAAATCGTCGAGGTTGTCGGCAATTGGGACACCGGCACGAGCCAAAAAGTGGCTGCCGATGCGCTCGCGACACACGGTCAATTCGATGCTGTCGTCTCTCAGCATGGGTCTGCTGGAACCATCAACGCGCTGCAATCCGCCGGACATCCGATTGTCCCCATGGGTGTCGACGGTGAAAACGGCGTTCGCATGTTGATGGACGAGCTGGATATTCCCGGTGTGTCGGCAAGCCAGGCACCTGCGATGTCGGCAATTGCTCTTGAAGCCGCGGTCGCTCTCCTGGAAGGCAACGAACTGCCGCAGACAATCTACCTGCCGATTCCTCAGGTCAAAGCTGACGAATTGGAGGCTGGCGTGAACTATTTCCCTGATCTGCCGAAAAGCTTCAATACCGGCACCGGCTATGCGGAATGTTTCCCGCCCTTCAGCCCAGAAGAAATTTCCGGACAAAATCCAAGCAATACATAA
- a CDS encoding TetR/AcrR family transcriptional regulator has translation MEWHSKSSRQIDTISHKPYQEKMIERDIKIVETALQLFAHYGVKKTTMSEIANAAGVARQSLYNAYDGKEDLIYGALEHRARVSASSIVAECSDLESVGERLDVAFKYLVLKPCEIMLQVPHREEILQVVESFENEKKNKIIQLYNNVIMETLSPFEHKTRLGQVSFAELCNFIRFSFDQMKKNVVDLEQLHHTYSPLKKLLENSVDA, from the coding sequence ATGGAGTGGCATAGTAAAAGTTCGCGACAAATTGACACGATAAGTCATAAACCTTATCAAGAAAAAATGATTGAACGAGATATAAAAATTGTAGAAACCGCCTTGCAGCTGTTTGCGCACTACGGTGTCAAGAAGACAACGATGAGTGAAATCGCAAACGCCGCCGGGGTGGCCCGCCAATCTCTCTACAATGCTTATGATGGCAAGGAAGATCTGATTTACGGCGCACTGGAGCATCGCGCACGCGTCTCGGCGTCTTCAATTGTTGCAGAATGCTCGGATCTGGAAAGTGTCGGAGAGCGTCTGGACGTTGCTTTCAAATATCTTGTTCTGAAACCCTGCGAAATCATGCTGCAGGTGCCCCACCGCGAAGAGATTTTGCAGGTGGTTGAGAGTTTTGAGAACGAGAAGAAGAATAAAATTATCCAGCTTTACAACAATGTAATCATGGAAACGCTGAGCCCATTTGAGCACAAGACCCGACTGGGTCAGGTCAGCTTCGCGGAACTCTGTAATTTTATCAGGTTTTCATTCGACCAAATGAAGAAAAACGTGGTCGACCTTGAGCAGTTGCACCATACCTATTCGCCGTTGAAAAAATTGCTCGAAAACAGCGTCGATGCTTAG
- a CDS encoding porin codes for MKLFKGMMLGAAAVATAATAQAADLPVAPEPVDYVRICDAYGARFYYIPGTETCLRVGGRVRTQFIVNNVLDDGAWGTRDSDGYSWRTQGYLYLDARTATEFGTLRAYVELSQRVDNDTETFDFGSTYIQWGGLTAGYLASNFDIFTGQSFIGVVDRDWSDETINQIAYTAAFGNGFSATIALEDQAGRQVGDYGGTRMPDVVAALAVSQGWGSAQLSGALHQVYPSTAAAHQTGGTNNGADDELGWAIGGGVVFNLPMINSGSNIYFQGFYADGALSYIGAGSTEGGVTVSDFGATGGTSEGYSLSAGAYVQATSTIGLALDGSYMDVDQANGFTDFSRWAIDGSVQWEPVSGFILGADVGYANVDPDAGSDVDELLFGVRLQRTF; via the coding sequence ATGAAACTCTTTAAGGGCATGATGCTCGGCGCTGCTGCAGTTGCTACTGCTGCCACCGCTCAGGCTGCCGATCTTCCGGTTGCTCCGGAGCCGGTCGACTACGTTCGTATCTGTGACGCATATGGCGCACGCTTCTACTACATCCCGGGCACAGAAACCTGCCTGCGTGTTGGTGGCCGTGTTCGTACCCAGTTCATCGTGAACAACGTTCTCGATGATGGTGCATGGGGCACGCGCGATTCTGACGGTTACTCCTGGCGTACACAGGGTTACCTGTACCTCGACGCTCGTACCGCAACTGAGTTCGGTACTCTGCGTGCCTATGTTGAGCTGTCTCAGCGCGTAGACAACGATACTGAAACCTTCGACTTCGGTTCTACCTACATTCAGTGGGGCGGACTGACAGCTGGTTACCTCGCTTCGAACTTCGACATCTTCACCGGTCAGTCCTTCATTGGTGTTGTTGATCGTGACTGGTCCGATGAGACCATCAACCAGATCGCTTACACTGCAGCTTTCGGCAACGGATTCTCCGCTACGATCGCTCTTGAAGATCAGGCTGGCCGTCAGGTTGGCGATTATGGCGGCACCCGCATGCCGGACGTCGTTGCTGCTCTCGCAGTTTCCCAGGGCTGGGGTTCTGCACAGCTTTCCGGTGCTCTGCACCAGGTCTACCCGAGCACAGCTGCTGCTCACCAGACTGGCGGAACCAACAACGGTGCTGACGATGAGCTCGGTTGGGCAATCGGCGGTGGCGTCGTGTTCAACCTGCCGATGATCAACTCCGGTTCGAACATCTACTTCCAGGGTTTCTATGCTGACGGCGCTCTGTCCTACATCGGTGCAGGCAGCACTGAAGGTGGCGTGACCGTGTCTGACTTCGGTGCGACCGGCGGTACTTCCGAAGGTTACTCCCTGTCAGCTGGTGCATACGTCCAGGCAACTTCCACTATCGGTCTTGCACTCGACGGTTCTTACATGGACGTCGACCAGGCTAACGGCTTCACCGACTTCTCCCGTTGGGCGATCGATGGTTCCGTACAGTGGGAGCCGGTCTCTGGCTTCATCCTGGGTGCTGATGTTGGTTATGCCAATGTTGATCCGGACGCAGGTTCCGATGTTGACGAACTCCTCTTCGGTGTTCGCCTGCAGCGGACGTTCTGA
- a CDS encoding helix-turn-helix transcriptional regulator, protein MNIRLRQDAIVRSLRRCGTSTISALAAEVGASRRTVLRDISALRDQGFVIHAEPGRGGGLQLDPQSVQTAPRLSVIEVFALLISVASMRAAGYLPFSKLADAGLAKIEKALPSDKVRDLRRFLDCLYVGELAPQVDLSTMGSMDPALLPAFETAFLQRLHLRFSYRDAKGETSRRYVEPQAMLILPPLWYLVAWDPARNDFRHFRMDRISKPVCVEGATFRRRNIVFQDGVRPVKQIRN, encoded by the coding sequence ATGAATATTCGCCTCAGACAAGACGCCATCGTGCGCAGCCTTCGACGCTGCGGCACATCGACGATATCTGCACTCGCCGCAGAGGTTGGCGCTTCCAGGCGGACGGTTCTGCGTGACATCAGTGCGCTACGCGACCAGGGCTTCGTCATTCATGCCGAGCCGGGCCGAGGTGGCGGGTTGCAGCTTGATCCGCAATCGGTTCAAACGGCGCCGCGCCTCTCGGTCATCGAGGTCTTTGCGCTGCTGATCAGCGTTGCCTCGATGCGGGCAGCCGGATATCTGCCTTTTTCAAAGCTCGCGGATGCGGGGCTTGCAAAAATCGAGAAAGCTCTACCCTCAGACAAGGTTCGAGACTTAAGACGTTTCCTGGATTGCCTGTATGTGGGAGAACTCGCACCTCAGGTCGACCTGTCCACTATGGGATCAATGGACCCAGCCCTGCTTCCTGCATTTGAAACAGCATTTCTTCAGCGTTTGCATCTGCGTTTCAGCTATCGCGACGCAAAAGGTGAAACAAGCCGCCGATATGTCGAACCGCAGGCAATGTTGATACTGCCACCATTGTGGTATCTGGTCGCCTGGGACCCGGCACGAAATGACTTCCGACACTTCCGCATGGACCGGATCAGCAAACCGGTCTGCGTTGAAGGCGCAACCTTCAGAAGACGGAACATCGTTTTCCAGGATGGCGTGAGGCCTGTAAAGCAGATCCGGAACTGA
- a CDS encoding DUF1772 domain-containing protein, with translation MKALLQFAAVLLGLLAGGSLLIATGLVPYWRSLDPAEFAQVFSANLLPVGGTMAVLTVLGTGSVMTVAAISIWKKQPTRFWLAAAAAATLLMVATLPAYFGTANPLLAGGTLGADASTAELATWQQMHWFRTVMGILGFYCAVRAGYVSEKPTGFITPSGL, from the coding sequence TTGAAGGCGCTTTTACAGTTTGCGGCCGTCTTGCTCGGTCTTTTGGCGGGTGGCTCACTCCTGATTGCTACCGGTCTTGTGCCGTACTGGCGAAGTCTGGATCCGGCGGAGTTCGCGCAAGTATTTAGCGCAAACCTGCTTCCCGTGGGCGGCACCATGGCTGTTCTTACCGTTCTGGGGACAGGCTCCGTGATGACTGTTGCCGCGATTTCAATCTGGAAGAAGCAACCGACCAGATTCTGGTTGGCTGCAGCTGCCGCGGCCACCCTCCTGATGGTCGCCACCTTGCCGGCTTATTTCGGCACGGCCAACCCGCTGCTGGCAGGCGGAACACTGGGGGCGGACGCGAGCACTGCTGAGTTAGCAACCTGGCAACAAATGCATTGGTTCCGGACCGTCATGGGAATTCTCGGTTTCTACTGCGCGGTGCGCGCCGGATACGTCTCTGAAAAACCAACTGGATTCATCACGCCAAGTGGTCTGTGA
- a CDS encoding alpha/beta fold hydrolase — translation MFDPADFPKPTMISVNGIELEVFECGQNNVGRPIVLCHGWPEHAFSWRFQMPALAAAGYHVIVPNQRGYGNSSRPKDVTAYDIEQLTGDLVALLDHFAYETAVFVGHDWGANVVWSTAMLHPDRVEKVVALSLPYQQRGEIPWIDFIEGFLGSDHYMVHFNRRPGVADAILDENRHQFLTNLFRKNEPNMAPEPGMMMINLARAKDPVGEPLMSDLELSVFDSAFEASGFTNSINWYRNLDRNWHLLEKVNPVIQHPALMIYGDRDLVPKSPNLSDFVPKVDVVCLDAGHWLQQEMPVETTGVILNWLRQTSEV, via the coding sequence ATGTTTGATCCGGCCGACTTTCCCAAACCAACAATGATTTCGGTCAACGGCATTGAATTGGAGGTCTTTGAGTGCGGACAGAACAATGTGGGAAGGCCGATTGTGCTGTGCCACGGCTGGCCGGAACATGCCTTTTCCTGGCGGTTTCAGATGCCTGCATTGGCCGCTGCGGGCTACCATGTCATTGTTCCCAACCAGCGCGGCTATGGCAATTCCTCGCGGCCAAAAGATGTGACCGCCTATGATATCGAACAACTGACGGGCGACCTCGTCGCGCTTCTAGATCATTTCGCATATGAGACGGCAGTTTTTGTCGGTCATGACTGGGGTGCAAATGTTGTCTGGAGCACGGCTATGCTGCACCCCGATCGCGTTGAAAAAGTCGTTGCGCTCAGCTTGCCATATCAGCAACGTGGAGAAATCCCATGGATAGACTTCATCGAAGGCTTTCTGGGAAGTGATCACTATATGGTGCATTTCAATCGTCGCCCCGGCGTAGCGGATGCGATCCTGGACGAAAACCGTCATCAATTCCTGACGAATTTGTTTCGAAAGAACGAGCCGAATATGGCTCCAGAGCCGGGGATGATGATGATCAACCTGGCCAGGGCAAAAGACCCTGTCGGGGAACCGCTCATGAGCGATCTTGAACTGTCCGTATTTGATTCTGCCTTTGAAGCTTCAGGGTTTACGAACAGTATCAATTGGTACCGCAACCTTGATCGCAATTGGCATCTGCTGGAGAAGGTCAATCCCGTCATCCAGCACCCCGCTCTCATGATTTATGGGGATCGAGATCTCGTGCCGAAGTCTCCCAATTTGAGCGACTTCGTGCCAAAGGTCGACGTTGTCTGCCTGGATGCAGGTCATTGGTTGCAGCAGGAAATGCCGGTTGAAACAACCGGAGTGATCCTGAACTGGCTCAGACAGACGTCAGAAGTCTGA
- a CDS encoding ABC transporter permease, with product MLDYIRANRREVIAAVVLLVLLSLYLGTHPRGASTYVMTIWANQCLILGFAAIAQFFAVVVRGIDLSVGAVIALTNTLASHLLDGSAGAIGFGVVAVLAAGALCGLLNGLIIVFGRIQPIVVTLATASIFVGGALMLRPTPGGAVNYDLADALTLDIAGIPTALIISGLLVFAFWLPFRRTGLGLGLYALGSSEQAAFQSGINTRLIRIAAFTLAGLFGGAAGLYYSFVTTTGDAGIAANFTLNSIAAVVLGGVLLRGGVGSLIGALAGAFILKTIASLMFFSGIPSLAQPLFEGLILAAAIAIGGADVLRTRNRLEVFGR from the coding sequence ATGCTTGACTACATTCGAGCCAACCGGCGTGAAGTCATAGCCGCAGTCGTCCTGCTGGTGCTTCTGTCGCTCTACCTGGGAACGCATCCTCGTGGGGCTTCCACCTATGTAATGACGATCTGGGCGAACCAGTGCCTGATCCTTGGTTTCGCGGCGATTGCCCAGTTTTTTGCCGTTGTTGTGCGAGGGATCGACCTGTCGGTTGGGGCGGTGATAGCGCTCACCAACACGTTGGCCTCGCACCTGCTAGACGGATCGGCGGGAGCCATTGGTTTTGGTGTCGTTGCCGTACTCGCAGCCGGTGCCCTATGTGGCCTCCTGAATGGTCTCATCATCGTCTTCGGCCGCATACAGCCGATTGTCGTCACGCTGGCAACGGCATCTATATTTGTCGGCGGTGCCCTCATGCTCAGACCAACCCCCGGCGGCGCAGTCAACTATGATCTGGCCGATGCTCTGACACTCGACATCGCCGGCATTCCGACCGCGTTGATCATTTCCGGACTGCTGGTCTTTGCGTTCTGGTTACCCTTTCGCAGAACCGGGCTCGGGCTTGGGCTCTATGCGCTCGGGTCATCTGAGCAAGCAGCGTTTCAATCCGGCATCAACACACGCCTCATTCGCATCGCCGCTTTCACGCTTGCCGGTCTCTTCGGTGGAGCCGCCGGGCTTTACTACAGCTTTGTCACGACAACCGGTGATGCTGGAATTGCCGCAAACTTCACATTGAATTCCATTGCTGCCGTCGTGTTGGGCGGGGTGCTTTTGCGAGGTGGGGTCGGGTCTCTCATTGGGGCGTTGGCAGGCGCCTTCATATTGAAAACAATCGCTTCGCTGATGTTCTTTTCCGGCATTCCATCGTTGGCGCAACCCCTGTTTGAAGGGCTCATTTTGGCAGCTGCTATCGCGATTGGCGGCGCAGATGTCCTTCGTACACGCAACAGGTTGGAGGTCTTTGGCCGATGA